From the genome of Silurus meridionalis isolate SWU-2019-XX chromosome 12, ASM1480568v1, whole genome shotgun sequence, one region includes:
- the LOC124394581 gene encoding uncharacterized protein LOC124394581 codes for MFLHYCTTLVGVCLDSSIVNIFLTVEGKYKTVQDAGYDKRVFGVFGNGEHGLWLLGEEMRMLKLAYLRIHFDVGEGKKEGGKRRRKGKGPERRLSLNEDVKLNSAFGQTLQGEKEKEKDDNADEDEDEDEEVEYESRKYGITAVAMHEALVVFGDSKGHMWFNQTPALRKWTPKTPVHSDRISVLRLTERIIISASYDKTVKLWDRNTKKQLGLFVCKAPVEVLQLNPNDPNQIVCGDALGQIYFLSWRG; via the exons ATGTTCCTGCACTACTGCACCACGCTGGTGGGAGTGTGTTTGGACTCCTCCATCGTCAACATTTTCCTTACTGTAGAAGGAAAATACAAAACAGTTCAGGA TGCTGGATACGACAAGCGAGTGTTTGGAGTTTTCGGAAACGGAGAACACGGCCTGTGGCTGTTGGGAGAAGAAATGAGAATGCTTAAACTGGCCTACCTG CGGATTCATTTCGATGTAGGAGAAGgtaaaaaagaaggaggaaaaagaagaCGAAAGGGAAAAGGACCAGAACGACGACTGTCATTGAATGAAGATGTTAAACTAAATTCAGCTTTCGGACAGACACTGCAaggggagaaggagaaggagaaagacgATAATGCTGATGAAGACGAAGACGAAGATGAGGAAGTAGAATATGAAAGCAGGAAGTACGGCATCACAGCTGTTGCAATGCACGAAG CACTGGTTGTATTTGGAGATTCAAAGGGTCACATGTGGTTTAATCAGACGCCGGCTCTGCGCAAATGGACTCCGAAGACACCC GTACACAGTGACAGGATCAGTGTGCTGCGTCTCACAGAGAGGATCATCATCTCAGCCTCATACGACAAAACCGTCAAACTGTGGGACAGAAACACTAAGAAACAG ctgggtctgtttgtgtgtaaggCTCCGGTCGAGGTGCTGCAGTTGAACCCGAATGACCCGAATCAGATCGTATGTGGAGACGCACTGGGGCAAATCTACTTCCTGTCCTGGAGAGGATGA